A part of Streptomyces sp. DSM 40750 genomic DNA contains:
- a CDS encoding L-threonylcarbamoyladenylate synthase: MARRYDTNDATDRATGLREAASAVRRGELVVLPTDTVYGIGADAFTSEAVADLLEAKGRGRTMPTPVLIGSPNTLHGLVTDFSEMAWELVDAFWPGALTLVAKHQPSLQWDLGDTRGTVAVRMPLHPVAIELLTEVGPMAVSSANLTGHPAPENCDAAEAMLGDSVSVYLDGGQTPGNVPSSIVDVTGKVPVLLRAGALSAEELRKVVPDLEVAN; this comes from the coding sequence ATGGCACGGCGATACGACACCAACGACGCGACCGACCGCGCCACCGGTCTGCGCGAGGCCGCGTCCGCCGTCCGCCGGGGCGAGCTCGTGGTGCTGCCGACGGACACCGTGTACGGCATCGGCGCGGACGCGTTCACCTCCGAGGCCGTGGCCGATCTCCTGGAGGCCAAGGGCCGGGGCCGCACCATGCCCACGCCCGTGCTCATCGGCTCCCCGAACACCCTGCACGGCCTCGTCACCGACTTCTCCGAGATGGCCTGGGAGCTCGTCGACGCCTTCTGGCCGGGAGCGCTCACCCTCGTCGCCAAGCACCAGCCGTCCCTCCAGTGGGACCTGGGCGACACCCGCGGCACGGTCGCCGTGCGCATGCCGCTGCACCCGGTCGCCATCGAGCTGCTGACCGAGGTCGGCCCCATGGCGGTCTCCTCGGCCAACCTGACCGGCCACCCGGCGCCGGAGAACTGCGACGCCGCGGAGGCGATGCTCGGCGACTCCGTCTCCGTCTACCTGGACGGCGGCCAGACGCCCGGCAACGTGCCGTCCTCGATCGTCGACGTCACGGGCAAGGTCCCGGTCCTGCTGCGTGCGGGCGCACTGTCGGCGGAGGAGCTGCGCAAGGTCGTACCCGACCTCGAGGTGGCGAATTGA
- a CDS encoding arsenate reductase/protein-tyrosine-phosphatase family protein, with translation MTAPDAGRGIWDGEETRTFTGLPRDTFRILHVSTGNVCRSPITERLTRHALADRLGDPLWGGLVVESAGTWGHEGAPMEANAEAVLADFGADASGFTGRELLDEHVIRADLVLTATRDHRAQVISMGHSAGLRTFTLKEFTRLVRAIDPTTLPPLEEGMVVRARALVRAAAALRGWLLAPTAEADEVYDPYGAPLPFFRSVGDEIHQALDPVVTALTGVPARA, from the coding sequence TTGACGGCCCCTGACGCGGGGCGTGGCATATGGGACGGGGAAGAGACGCGAACCTTCACGGGGCTGCCGCGAGACACCTTCCGCATCCTCCACGTCAGCACCGGCAATGTGTGCCGCTCGCCGATCACCGAGCGGCTGACCAGGCATGCCCTGGCGGACCGGCTCGGGGACCCGCTGTGGGGCGGTCTGGTCGTCGAGAGCGCGGGGACCTGGGGGCACGAGGGTGCGCCCATGGAGGCCAACGCGGAGGCCGTCCTCGCGGACTTCGGCGCGGACGCATCCGGCTTCACGGGCCGTGAGCTGCTGGACGAACACGTCATCCGCGCCGACCTCGTGCTGACCGCCACCCGCGACCACCGGGCCCAGGTCATCTCCATGGGGCACTCCGCCGGCCTGCGCACCTTCACCCTGAAGGAGTTCACCCGCCTCGTCCGGGCCATCGACCCGACCACGCTTCCTCCCCTGGAGGAGGGCATGGTCGTACGCGCGCGTGCGCTGGTCCGTGCCGCGGCGGCTCTACGCGGGTGGCTCCTGGCCCCGACGGCCGAGGCGGACGAGGTCTACGACCCGTACGGGGCGCCGCTGCCGTTCTTCCGCTCGGTGGGCGACGAGATACATCAGGCGCTGGATCCGGTCGTCACGGCGCTGACAGGGGTGCCGGCTCGGGCGTAA
- the glyA gene encoding serine hydroxymethyltransferase, translating into MSVTPVLEADVLRRQDPELADILLGELDRQSTTLQLVAAENFTSPAVLAALGSPLANKYAEGYPGARHHGGCEIVDVAERLAVERAKALFGAEHANVQSHSGSSAVLAAYAALLRPGDTVLAMGLHFGGHLTHGSPANFSGRWFDFVGYGVDAESGLVDREQVRTLARTHRPKAIVCGSISYPRHLDYAFFREVADEVGAYLIADAAHPIGLVAGGAAPSPVPYADIVCATTHKVLRGPRGGMLLCGSELAERVDRAVFPFTQGGAQMHTIAAKAVAFGEAATPAYTAYAHQVVANARVLAQGLTEEGLAVVTGGTDTHLLTVDTAPFGVDGRSARGRLAAAGIVLDCCALPHGDARGLRLGTAALTTQGMGEAEMARLAVLFAGVLRDGGDGRRTREEVRDLAGRFPPYPR; encoded by the coding sequence ATGTCGGTCACCCCTGTCCTAGAGGCCGATGTCCTGCGGCGGCAGGACCCCGAACTGGCCGACATCCTGCTCGGCGAGCTCGATCGGCAGTCCACGACGCTCCAGCTCGTCGCCGCCGAGAACTTCACGTCACCCGCCGTGCTGGCCGCGCTGGGCTCGCCGCTCGCGAACAAGTACGCGGAGGGCTATCCGGGGGCCCGGCACCACGGCGGCTGCGAGATCGTGGACGTCGCCGAGCGGCTGGCCGTGGAGCGGGCCAAGGCGTTGTTCGGGGCCGAGCACGCCAACGTCCAGTCCCACTCGGGCTCTTCGGCCGTCCTGGCCGCGTACGCCGCCCTGCTGCGCCCCGGCGACACGGTGCTGGCGATGGGGCTGCACTTCGGCGGCCACCTCACGCACGGGTCGCCCGCGAACTTCTCCGGCCGCTGGTTCGACTTCGTCGGCTACGGCGTCGATGCCGAGTCGGGGCTCGTCGACCGCGAGCAGGTGCGCACCCTGGCCCGTACACATCGCCCCAAGGCCATCGTGTGCGGGTCGATCTCGTATCCCCGGCACCTCGACTACGCGTTCTTCCGCGAGGTCGCCGACGAGGTGGGCGCGTATCTGATCGCCGACGCGGCCCATCCGATCGGGCTGGTCGCCGGGGGAGCGGCGCCCAGTCCGGTGCCGTACGCCGACATCGTGTGTGCCACCACACACAAGGTGCTGCGCGGGCCGCGCGGCGGGATGCTGCTGTGCGGGAGCGAGCTGGCCGAGCGGGTGGACCGGGCGGTGTTCCCGTTCACGCAGGGCGGCGCGCAGATGCACACCATCGCCGCGAAGGCCGTCGCGTTCGGGGAGGCGGCAACACCGGCGTACACCGCGTACGCCCATCAGGTGGTCGCGAACGCGCGTGTGCTGGCCCAGGGGCTGACCGAGGAGGGCCTCGCGGTGGTCACAGGCGGCACGGACACCCACCTCCTCACCGTCGATACCGCGCCATTCGGCGTCGACGGCCGCAGCGCGCGCGGACGGCTCGCGGCCGCCGGCATCGTCCTCGACTGCTGTGCCCTGCCTCACGGTGACGCCCGTGGCCTGCGGCTCGGTACGGCCGCGCTGACCACGCAGGGCATGGGCGAGGCGGAGATGGCACGGCTCGCCGTCCTGTTCGCGGGGGTGCTGCGGGACGGCGGAGACGGCAGGCGGACGCGTGAAGAAGTGCGGGATCTGGCCGGAAGATTTCCGCCGTATCCGCGCTGA
- a CDS encoding MraY family glycosyltransferase — MREYLLTLCITAAVTYLLTGPVRKFAIVAGAMPEIRARDVHREPTPRLGGIAMFFGLCAGLLVADHLTNLSEVFAESNEPRALLSGAALIWLIGVLDDKFEIDALIKLGGQMIAAGVMVMQGLTILWLPIPTVGIVALTQWQGTLLTVALVVITINAVNFVDGLDGLAAGMVCIASAAFFMYAYRLWYSYGIEAAAPATLFAAVLMGMCLGFLPHNMHPARIFMGDSGSMLIGLVLAAGAISVTGQVDPDVMGLYGSERNTVYSMVPVYIPLLMPLTIIAIPAADLILAIVRRTWRGQSPFAADRGHLHHRLLEVGHSHSRAVLIMYFWSAVIAFGTLAYTVNSASMWIVLAIAMLSGVGLFLLLLPRFTPRAPRWAEAFVPPRYRRRRVVAPEAALDPTRDWTPSLNGATAIGARTKDEEPSPAGARR, encoded by the coding sequence GTGCGTGAATACCTCCTGACGCTCTGCATCACGGCCGCGGTGACGTACCTGCTGACAGGGCCGGTACGGAAATTCGCGATCGTGGCCGGAGCCATGCCGGAGATCCGTGCGCGTGACGTCCACCGAGAACCCACGCCCCGGCTCGGCGGCATCGCGATGTTCTTCGGCCTCTGCGCCGGTCTGCTGGTCGCCGACCATCTGACCAACCTCAGCGAGGTCTTCGCCGAGTCCAACGAACCGCGCGCGCTGCTCTCCGGGGCCGCGCTGATCTGGCTCATCGGCGTCCTGGACGACAAGTTCGAGATCGACGCGCTGATCAAGCTGGGCGGCCAGATGATCGCCGCGGGCGTGATGGTCATGCAGGGTCTGACGATCCTGTGGCTGCCCATCCCGACCGTCGGCATCGTCGCGCTGACCCAGTGGCAGGGCACGCTGCTCACGGTCGCCCTGGTCGTCATCACCATCAACGCGGTCAACTTCGTCGACGGCCTCGACGGTCTCGCGGCCGGCATGGTCTGCATCGCCTCCGCCGCGTTCTTCATGTACGCCTACCGCCTCTGGTACAGCTACGGCATCGAGGCCGCGGCCCCCGCCACCCTCTTCGCGGCGGTTCTGATGGGCATGTGCCTGGGCTTCCTGCCGCACAACATGCACCCCGCGCGGATCTTCATGGGTGACTCCGGCTCGATGCTGATCGGCCTGGTGCTGGCGGCCGGCGCGATCTCTGTCACCGGGCAGGTCGACCCGGACGTGATGGGCCTGTACGGCTCGGAGCGCAACACGGTCTACTCGATGGTGCCGGTCTACATCCCGCTGCTGATGCCGCTGACCATCATCGCGATCCCGGCGGCCGACCTGATCCTCGCGATCGTGCGCCGCACCTGGCGCGGTCAGTCGCCGTTCGCCGCCGACCGGGGCCATCTGCACCACCGGCTCCTGGAGGTCGGGCACTCGCACAGCCGGGCCGTGCTGATCATGTACTTCTGGTCGGCGGTGATCGCCTTCGGCACCCTCGCCTACACCGTGAATTCGGCGTCCATGTGGATCGTCCTGGCGATCGCCATGCTCAGCGGGGTCGGCCTCTTCCTGCTCCTGCTGCCCCGCTTCACCCCGCGCGCCCCGCGCTGGGCCGAGGCCTTCGTCCCGCCCCGCTACCGCCGCCGTCGGGTGGTCGCCCCCGAGGCGGCCCTCGACCCCACCCGGGACTGGACCCCGTCCCTCAACGGCGCCACCGCCATCGGCGCCCGGACCAAGGACGAGGAGCCCAGCCCGGCGGGCGCCCGGCGCTGA
- the atpB gene encoding F0F1 ATP synthase subunit A: protein MSADPTQVLAFETDCHIFDGCGFADVAPGLHSFLFEPLMGHQDDAVYFNKTMLLALLGSIIIVGFFWAAFAKPKVVPGKLQMVAEAGYDFVRRGVVYETIGKKEGEKYVPLIVSLFFFVWIMNIWSIIPIAQFPVTAIISYPAVLAGIVYILWVSLTFKRHGFVGALKNFTGYDKSLGGVLPLSMTIELFSNLIVRPFTHAVRLFANMFAGHTLLLLFTIATWYMLNGIGIAYSAVSFTMVIVMTAFELFIQAVQAYVFVLLTCSFIQGALAEHH from the coding sequence GTGAGTGCTGATCCGACGCAGGTGCTCGCCTTCGAGACCGACTGCCACATCTTCGACGGCTGTGGCTTCGCCGATGTCGCTCCGGGCCTGCACTCGTTCCTCTTCGAGCCTCTCATGGGCCACCAGGACGACGCCGTCTACTTCAACAAGACGATGCTGCTGGCGCTGCTCGGCTCGATCATCATCGTGGGCTTCTTCTGGGCCGCCTTCGCCAAGCCGAAGGTCGTCCCGGGCAAGCTCCAGATGGTCGCCGAGGCCGGTTACGACTTCGTCCGGCGCGGCGTCGTATACGAGACCATCGGCAAGAAGGAAGGCGAGAAGTACGTTCCACTCATCGTCTCGCTCTTCTTCTTCGTCTGGATCATGAACATCTGGTCGATCATCCCGATCGCCCAGTTCCCGGTCACCGCGATCATTTCGTATCCCGCCGTCCTGGCCGGAATCGTCTACATCCTGTGGGTCTCTCTGACCTTCAAGCGGCACGGCTTCGTCGGCGCCTTGAAGAACTTCACCGGCTACGACAAGTCGTTGGGCGGAGTCCTCCCGCTGTCGATGACGATCGAGCTGTTCTCGAACCTCATCGTGCGGCCCTTCACTCACGCCGTGCGACTCTTCGCGAACATGTTCGCAGGTCATACCCTGCTGCTGCTCTTCACCATCGCCACCTGGTACATGCTCAACGGCATCGGCATCGCCTACTCCGCCGTGTCGTTCACGATGGTCATCGTGATGACCGCCTTCGAGCTCTTCATCCAAGCTGTCCAGGCCTACGTCTTCGTACTGCTGACCTGCAGCTTCATCCAGGGCGCTCTCGCCGAGCACCACTGA